From Cecembia calidifontis, one genomic window encodes:
- a CDS encoding GxxExxY protein — MIFKKETYDIVGVAMIVHKELGGGFVESVYQEAFGIELLDHNIPFEKEVKLQIQYKGNLLSKYFIADFVCYTDILVELKSSAAISDEHYTQVINYLKATKKPLGLLLNFGPKSLEFKRVILDPNSRS, encoded by the coding sequence ATGATTTTTAAGAAGGAGACATATGATATTGTTGGGGTGGCAATGATTGTTCATAAAGAGTTGGGTGGTGGATTTGTGGAAAGTGTATATCAAGAAGCTTTTGGAATTGAATTGCTTGATCATAATATTCCATTTGAAAAAGAAGTAAAACTGCAAATTCAGTATAAAGGCAATTTACTTTCCAAATACTTCATAGCCGACTTTGTTTGTTACACCGATATATTGGTTGAGTTGAAATCCTCCGCTGCTATATCGGATGAGCACTATACCCAAGTTATCAATTACCTAAAAGCAACTAAAAAACCTCTAGGGCTTTTGTTAAACTTCGGTCCAAAGTCTCTTGAATTTAAAAGAGTGATTTTAGACCCTAATAGTAGAAGTTAA